One genomic segment of Methanothermococcus okinawensis IH1 includes these proteins:
- the lonB gene encoding ATP-dependent protease LonB, translating into MFSIKFKTTDELPEPSPRLIDQIIGQDEALNIVLSAVKNKRHALLLGDPGVGKSMMVKAVGELIEKSSTDFKPYTILAKPNLKNPEKPIVELVEGHYEEKVEIIKPSMVRQPPSILTILIFMIAFTAITSYLMKGLPDSKVLGIIATVSIVAFALAFVIIFLTVFGATKGSMSNAVSPMDLKPVVLYECKKRPLVRASAYNVTKLLGDVKHCPLGGKPPLGTPPHKRIILGAIHEAHKGILYVDEIKTMPPEVQDYILTALQDKCLAISGRNPNSSGATVETNPIPCDFTLIMSGNMDDVNNLRAPLLDRIDYKIVLKNKMENTQENRDKLLQFIIQEIRNNNLHPMTYEACCEIVKIAQLLAGSKDRLTLRLRRLSNIIKMANDIAMGKNIKDIINEMSEEENIKKSETLPVNVDKDKLKSIMGVLNKITEKDKENKEEKEKTGITATDKTKYSKKEIKEKEKIYIDREHVLSVVNTGIYSMTKQVAIDYLRNFKRYKNIVPNDSPKVGVIYGLAVLGSDGIGDVTKIITQIVDSKNPGTHLLNITGDLAKHSITLASALSKKYVSEGKLPLKSEEEIDLNSKEIYIQFSQSYSKIDGDSATAAVCLSIISSLLKIPLKQDFAITGSLDLNGNILAIGGVNEKINAAKEYGFKRVIIPESNMIDVIDSEGITIIPAKTLEEIIPLVFENTSLKSN; encoded by the coding sequence ATGTTTTCCATTAAATTTAAAACAACGGATGAACTGCCAGAGCCTTCACCACGACTAATAGACCAAATAATAGGTCAGGATGAGGCTCTTAATATTGTATTAAGTGCGGTTAAAAATAAAAGACATGCCTTACTCTTAGGAGACCCCGGTGTAGGGAAATCCATGATGGTTAAAGCAGTAGGTGAGCTCATAGAAAAATCCAGCACAGACTTTAAACCATACACCATATTGGCAAAACCCAATTTAAAAAATCCTGAAAAACCTATTGTAGAGTTAGTTGAAGGTCATTATGAAGAAAAAGTCGAAATTATAAAACCAAGCATGGTTAGGCAACCACCAAGTATATTAACAATATTAATATTTATGATTGCATTCACTGCAATTACCTCATATTTAATGAAAGGACTTCCAGATTCAAAAGTTCTTGGAATAATAGCTACTGTTTCAATTGTGGCATTTGCCTTGGCATTTGTAATTATTTTCTTAACAGTATTTGGAGCTACAAAAGGTTCTATGTCAAATGCTGTTAGTCCTATGGATTTAAAACCCGTGGTGCTTTACGAATGTAAAAAAAGACCTCTCGTAAGAGCCAGTGCATATAATGTAACCAAATTGTTAGGGGATGTTAAACACTGCCCTCTCGGAGGTAAGCCACCTCTTGGAACCCCACCTCATAAGAGAATAATTCTTGGGGCAATACATGAAGCCCATAAAGGTATCTTATATGTGGATGAGATAAAAACCATGCCTCCAGAAGTTCAGGATTATATATTAACTGCATTGCAGGACAAATGCCTTGCAATAAGCGGTAGAAATCCAAATTCAAGTGGGGCTACTGTTGAGACAAATCCCATACCTTGTGATTTCACATTGATAATGTCTGGAAACATGGATGATGTAAATAATTTAAGAGCTCCGCTACTTGATAGAATTGACTATAAAATTGTTCTCAAAAATAAGATGGAAAATACCCAGGAAAATAGGGACAAATTATTACAGTTCATAATTCAGGAGATAAGAAATAACAATTTACATCCAATGACCTATGAGGCATGTTGTGAAATAGTCAAAATAGCTCAATTGCTTGCAGGTTCAAAGGATAGATTAACTTTAAGACTAAGAAGACTTTCAAATATTATAAAAATGGCAAATGATATAGCAATGGGCAAAAATATAAAGGACATAATAAATGAAATGTCAGAAGAAGAAAATATTAAAAAATCAGAAACACTACCAGTAAATGTTGATAAAGATAAATTAAAAAGCATTATGGGCGTATTAAACAAAATAACAGAAAAAGATAAAGAGAATAAAGAGGAAAAAGAAAAAACAGGAATAACAGCAACAGATAAAACTAAATATTCTAAAAAAGAAATAAAAGAAAAAGAAAAAATTTATATCGATAGGGAGCATGTGCTGTCTGTTGTAAATACTGGTATATACAGCATGACAAAACAGGTTGCCATTGACTACCTGAGAAACTTTAAACGATACAAAAATATCGTCCCAAATGATAGTCCAAAGGTTGGTGTTATATACGGTTTAGCAGTGCTTGGTTCTGATGGTATAGGCGATGTAACAAAGATAATTACCCAAATAGTTGATTCAAAAAATCCAGGAACTCATCTATTAAACATTACCGGAGACCTTGCAAAACATAGTATTACTTTGGCATCAGCATTATCTAAAAAATATGTATCCGAGGGTAAATTACCTTTAAAATCTGAGGAAGAAATTGATTTAAACTCGAAAGAAATATATATACAATTCAGTCAATCCTATTCAAAAATCGATGGTGACAGTGCAACTGCGGCAGTTTGCCTAAGTATAATTTCATCCCTTCTAAAAATTCCATTAAAGCAGGATTTTGCAATAACGGGAAGCCTTGATTTAAACGGTAATATACTTGCCATAGGCGGAGTAAATGAAAAGATAAATGCTGCAAAAGAATATGGATTTAAAAGGGTAATTATCCCAGAATCCAATATGATTGATGTAATAGATTCGGAGGGAATAACGATAATTCCTGCTAAAACCTTGGAAGAAATAATCCCCCTTGTATTTGAAAATACGTCTTTAAAAAGTAATTAA
- the hycI gene encoding hydrogenase maturation peptidase HycI translates to MVENNKKVKKLKKFYIKLLFKVRTLDIKPILEEYLKDCKKIAIMGIGNTMKGDDGFGVLLIENLVKHYKNKYNLDLNNEVNNIRDKIILLNCGVVPENFTDVLKQEKPDKILIIDAALMGKSPGTLNIVNSEDISEIGFSTHSLPMSVIVKYLSYYIDTEILIIGIEPEQIDFGKSLSKKIYEKNLKFTEMLINLLDSFLKMKIMRNN, encoded by the coding sequence ATGGTAGAAAATAATAAAAAAGTGAAAAAACTTAAGAAGTTTTATATAAAATTATTATTTAAGGTGAGAACTTTGGATATAAAACCAATTTTAGAGGAATATTTAAAAGACTGTAAAAAAATAGCTATAATGGGTATTGGAAATACTATGAAAGGGGATGATGGCTTTGGAGTATTATTGATTGAAAATTTGGTAAAACATTATAAAAACAAATATAATTTAGACCTTAACAACGAAGTAAATAACATAAGAGATAAAATTATACTTCTAAATTGCGGGGTGGTTCCAGAAAATTTTACGGATGTTTTAAAACAGGAAAAACCTGACAAAATACTTATAATTGACGCTGCACTTATGGGGAAGTCGCCAGGAACATTAAATATTGTAAATAGTGAAGATATATCAGAAATTGGATTTTCCACGCACTCATTACCTATGAGCGTAATAGTTAAATACCTGTCATATTATATAGATACAGAAATACTAATAATAGGTATTGAACCAGAACAAATAGATTTTGGAAAATCATTATCAAAAAAAATTTATGAAAAAAATTTAAAATTTACAGAAATGCTTATTAATTTATTGGATTCTTTTTTAAAAATGAAAATAATGAGAAATAATTAA
- a CDS encoding cation:proton antiporter subunit C encodes MDLQLASFIAAGILAVVGLYGVFFVDNVLKKIIALSALGNGVNLTLIAIGYKVGGIVPIKMPNMEFTLFATKTVYPLPQALVLTNIVIEASMLAIMLALSIVFYKKYKTLKSSIILKED; translated from the coding sequence ATGGATTTACAACTTGCCTCATTTATAGCTGCTGGGATTTTAGCTGTTGTAGGATTATATGGTGTCTTCTTTGTAGATAATGTTTTAAAAAAAATCATAGCCCTGTCTGCACTTGGAAATGGGGTAAATTTAACTCTTATTGCTATTGGATACAAGGTCGGTGGAATTGTTCCTATTAAAATGCCCAATATGGAATTTACATTGTTTGCTACAAAAACAGTTTATCCCCTACCTCAGGCACTTGTATTAACAAATATTGTTATTGAAGCTTCAATGCTCGCTATAATGCTTGCACTCTCCATAGTATTTTATAAAAAATATAAAACACTTAAATCCTCGATTATATTGAAGGAAGATTAA
- the ehbF gene encoding energy conserving hydrogenase EhbF: protein MNLLPLIVVFPLIMAIIFNYIYKSKVIRILALLMALSLMVLPFLGSYGAYFFGAHGVEGGLVSGIAYIFNSAKQLMIFILMLIGSLVLITGMGEKKLNGLFVALILMGLASVSAVILADDLFNIYVFYEIVAIVQTGLVLASGTENAYKAGFRYMLVGNMAGSLLLLGIAFLMSATGTLNISDMHNYLANNPATPTIYGGLLMLIIGLCYGSGLPPFHTVKADVYARAKPFVASMLQTYSKFILVAIMLVILKLFGGLSYFNASHGVLIALSVFGMVFGVVMALLQSDYKKLLSYHAISQVGYVAAGLAIGTPLGIIAGVFHAINNALFKSALFLGAHIVSKKGSSNLTKLGGLLPVMPAVAFMILCAKLAISGVPPFNGFQSKLLLAEAAMNVNMPELAVIMILVSIGTFVSMMKAFYLIFLKPCSEERIEEYKNTKVSKYSIFSLAILTILCILLGVYPDIVINNIAPYANELGKSWILK from the coding sequence ATGAATCTACTGCCATTAATTGTAGTGTTTCCATTAATCATGGCTATAATATTTAATTACATTTATAAAAGTAAAGTAATTAGGATTTTAGCATTATTAATGGCATTATCCCTTATGGTGCTCCCATTCTTGGGAAGTTATGGAGCATACTTCTTCGGAGCTCATGGTGTAGAAGGTGGTTTAGTCTCAGGGATAGCATATATATTTAATTCTGCAAAGCAGTTAATGATTTTTATATTGATGTTAATAGGTTCATTGGTGCTTATTACTGGAATGGGTGAAAAAAAATTAAACGGATTATTTGTAGCACTTATATTAATGGGACTTGCAAGCGTTTCAGCGGTAATTTTGGCAGATGACCTTTTTAACATATATGTATTTTACGAGATTGTGGCAATAGTTCAGACTGGATTGGTGTTGGCATCTGGAACAGAAAATGCCTACAAAGCAGGATTTAGATATATGTTAGTAGGTAATATGGCAGGTTCGTTGTTATTGTTGGGAATAGCCTTTTTAATGTCTGCAACAGGAACTCTCAATATAAGCGATATGCACAATTACCTTGCAAATAATCCTGCAACACCCACCATATACGGCGGATTATTGATGTTAATTATAGGTTTATGTTATGGTAGTGGTCTTCCACCATTCCACACAGTTAAAGCGGATGTATATGCCAGAGCAAAACCATTTGTAGCTTCAATGTTGCAAACCTATTCAAAATTTATTCTTGTAGCAATAATGCTTGTAATTTTAAAGTTATTTGGTGGATTATCCTACTTCAATGCATCTCATGGCGTATTGATAGCATTATCTGTATTTGGAATGGTATTTGGTGTTGTAATGGCATTGTTGCAAAGCGATTATAAAAAACTTCTTTCATATCACGCCATAAGTCAGGTCGGTTATGTTGCAGCAGGACTTGCCATTGGAACGCCATTGGGTATTATAGCGGGGGTATTCCACGCAATAAACAATGCTCTATTTAAAAGTGCATTATTTTTAGGAGCTCATATTGTAAGTAAAAAAGGTTCATCAAATTTAACAAAACTTGGGGGTCTTTTACCTGTTATGCCAGCAGTAGCGTTTATGATATTGTGTGCAAAACTTGCAATAAGTGGAGTTCCGCCATTTAATGGATTTCAAAGTAAATTATTGCTCGCAGAAGCGGCTATGAATGTAAATATGCCAGAACTTGCAGTTATAATGATATTGGTAAGTATAGGGACATTTGTTTCAATGATGAAAGCATTTTACTTAATATTCTTAAAACCTTGCAGTGAAGAAAGGATTGAAGAATATAAAAATACAAAGGTATCCAAATATTCTATATTCTCCTTGGCTATATTGACGATATTGTGTATCTTATTAGGTGTTTATCCAGATATTGTAATAAATAACATAGCTCCTTATGCAAATGAACTCGGAAAATCTTGGATATTAAAGTAA
- a CDS encoding DUF7132 family protein, with amino-acid sequence MKTLESKSLELKKVITKSGAELYVIELSDNHFFIEQNPLKKSKYGVAYSKLKEKYPEYYMFWEIKNNKYTGKLLTGALLKKEDIDPFITEILNDEEYKEYEDVKENIEDYR; translated from the coding sequence ATGAAAACTTTGGAGTCAAAAAGCCTTGAACTTAAAAAGGTAATAACAAAATCTGGTGCCGAGCTCTATGTAATTGAACTTTCAGATAATCATTTCTTTATTGAGCAGAATCCACTGAAAAAATCAAAATATGGCGTAGCATATAGTAAATTAAAGGAAAAATATCCTGAATATTATATGTTTTGGGAGATTAAAAATAACAAATATACTGGAAAATTATTAACCGGAGCTCTTCTTAAAAAGGAAGATATCGACCCATTTATTACTGAAATCTTAAATGATGAGGAATATAAGGAATATGAGGATGTAAAAGAAAATATTGAAGATTATAGGTAA
- a CDS encoding MnhB domain-containing protein — protein sequence MPESNNSREIAVSLSFMFFGAAILYSVYNINVVEGVNAIYTHNYIIPNFVSAVLFDWRGFDTLGECLILINSVLVTGMVFGRGLFNSEFLKEVYGINKNTTNNNIKNGDMGGFTPIIKVLAMPMSAILMVLGIVVILGGHITPGGGFQGGSLIAGAYILAIVSFGLKNCPVNFSHKFLETLESFGALLFLLFGVLGMVFSGYYLLNIHTLFGISIFPSPLGLEHAGIIPYLNIVVGLKVLAGLSTITTLLAGEKIIMKNIAD from the coding sequence ATGCCTGAATCTAACAATAGCAGGGAAATTGCAGTTTCATTGTCTTTTATGTTCTTCGGTGCAGCCATACTTTATTCTGTTTATAATATAAATGTAGTTGAAGGTGTAAATGCCATTTATACCCACAATTATATTATACCTAATTTTGTAAGTGCAGTTTTATTCGATTGGAGAGGATTTGATACACTTGGAGAATGTTTGATATTGATTAATTCAGTTCTTGTTACAGGAATGGTATTTGGAAGAGGATTATTTAATTCTGAGTTTCTTAAAGAGGTTTATGGAATAAATAAAAATACTACCAATAATAACATTAAAAATGGCGATATGGGTGGATTTACGCCTATAATTAAAGTTTTAGCAATGCCTATGAGTGCAATATTGATGGTTCTTGGAATAGTGGTAATACTTGGAGGACATATTACGCCTGGTGGTGGTTTCCAGGGAGGTTCATTGATAGCAGGTGCTTATATATTGGCAATTGTTTCATTTGGATTAAAAAATTGCCCTGTTAATTTCAGCCATAAATTTTTGGAAACTCTTGAAAGTTTCGGAGCTCTGTTATTTTTATTATTTGGAGTATTGGGCATGGTATTTTCAGGATATTACTTGCTTAATATACACACATTATTTGGAATAAGCATATTTCCTTCGCCATTAGGACTTGAACATGCTGGGATAATACCATATCTAAACATAGTAGTAGGTTTAAAGGTATTGGCTGGATTATCCACAATTACCACATTATTGGCAGGTGAAAAAATCATCATGAAAAATATTGCGGATTAA